A window of Hordeum vulgare subsp. vulgare chromosome 5H, MorexV3_pseudomolecules_assembly, whole genome shotgun sequence genomic DNA:
GCGCGCGCGTCCATTGCCAGGGCCCTGCCCCCTGCTCGGCCCAGGGCCATGCCTGCCAGTAGCATCGTCAGCTTCGCCACCATTGTCGGAGGAGTGGGCAGCGGCTGGAGCGGGTCGGATCAACTCGGCCTTGGTGAGGGCGATGGCCGCCGGGAACGTGAGCGTTCTGACGGCCGGCGCCTCCGAGGGCACGCGGCCGGGCAGCTGCTCGACGATTTCCAGGACGGCGGCGCGCCGGATGGCAGCCGGGTTGTGCGCGCGCCCTGAGACGCGGAAGACTGCCATGTCGTCGCGGGAACGAGTGCGGGGGTGTAGCCTCTCGATCCAGCAACAGTCTCCCAGCAGGTGCTCGGCAGTGGAGAGCAGCCAGGCGTGAGCGGGGATGCCGCAGAGCTCCAGCTCGACGCGGTACTCGagctcgccggcgccggcgtgGGCGAGCTTGCACCAGGGCCGGAGCGACAGCGAGAAGCGGCCGGAGCTGATGAAGTGCTCGCCACGGAGCCGCCGCATGATAGCCagggaggagaagatgatcaGGAAGTCTTCGGGATGGTGCTGGTGAACCGTGAAGTCTCCTTCCTCGAGCTCGAGGGAGCCGAGGAGCAGGGCGGCGACCTCGTCAATGGACACGGAGGGGCGAGTGCCCGTGACCGAAGCCACCATCGCGCGGGTTAGAACCAGCTCGGCCTCGTCCATCTCCTCGGTCTGCGCCATGAACACGCGGGGGGGCGCGTCCGCGGCCAGCAGGGCGGGAGGTGGGGAGGGGACTGGAGCCAGCAAGACGGGAGCGGGGCGCGCCGCTGGGGGAGGGGCAGCGCGAGGAAGCCGGGTCTGCAGGACCGGGGCGTTGCACGGGGGTCGCTGGGTTGCGGCCGCAGGACGCCTACCATCGTAGTCCCGAGAGGAGTGACCGGAGGCgaggcagcggcggcagcgaaTGTCGTTGGGGCAATCCCGGACGCAGTGGCGATGGTCGAGGCACCGGAAGCAGAGGCCCGCGAGCTCCTCGGGGGAAGGGCTGCAGCGGCGCGAGGTCGAAGCCCTGGCAGGGTCCTCCTGGCGCGGGCGACGGCGGTGCTCCCGTCGGCGAGCCTGCTGGAAACCATCTGCGTCCAGCACCGGCCCGCCCGAGACACGGCGGACTTCCGAGCGGGGGCCAAGGCGAGCTTTGGCGGGAGGACGGGCCGCGGGAGCGACGCAGCCAGGAGCGGCGGCGGTCGACGGCGCGGAAACGGCCGGCGGGGTGCGGGCGACGTCGCTGTACGAGCGCGCCGACGAGCCGCTCTCCGAGCCAGAGCTGCAGTCCCCAAAGGAGACGCGCTCGCCGGGGAGGGACGTCCGGCGGTCGACAGGGTCAGCCAGCACCAGAGCCATGGCGCGAGGGGCaagggggagggcggggagggtgCTGCCGGCGGGGTAGTCCGGGCGGCGCGGCTTTAAAAAGTTAGAAAATGCAAATATTGTGGCCCTAGGACTCACTTGTCAGCTCATATGCTATGGTACAGTTTTCTAGTTATGCATCTTGGCGATGGTGCTGAGCATGCCTTTTCTCAGTTAGATGTTTGCACTGGGCTTATGGCTATCATGAACATTTGGCGTTCACTTACTTTACAGGAAGCCTTTTCTCACCTTATTGGCGATTCTAATGAGCTTACACAAGATTTGGCATCCCAAGGTATGAGTATTGTGTATGAACTTGGTGATGCTTCTATGAAAGGGCAGTTGGTTCATGCACTGGTGAATACACTGACTGGcgcagcaaaaaagaaaaaggccatTAAGGTGCATAATATTTTCTCAAATTTCTACCTTTTTATGAGATCCTCAATTATCTTTTACTTaagtattttttttcttgatGTACTTGCATTAGCTGATGGAGGATTCAGAAGTTTTTCAAGAAGGAACCATTGGCAGTAATCCTACTGGAGGAAAGCTTAGCACATACAAGGAGCTCTGTAGTCTTGCCAATGAGATGGGACAACCTGACTTGATATACAAGTTCATGGATCTGGCTAACTATCAGGCTGCTCTCAATTCCAAGAGGGGTGCTGCTTTTGGATTTTCCAAGATAGCCAAACAAGCTGGGGAGGCACTTCAACCCCATCTGCACACCTTAATTCCTAGGCTTGTCCGATACCAATATGATCCTGATAAGAATATCCAGGTATGAAGTATTTACACTCACATTatgatattttccatattcctctTTTTGGGTGGTGCGGTGAAATTAAATTGATAGTATTAgtatgtgaatatttgcacctcaaTGTGGACGAGTCACCTCAGCTATTGGGGAATGTTGCTTCTGTGAAAGATCAGATGCCTACATATTTGGCCAGAATGACTTGCCTAGGATTCTTTATCTCATGTATTACTATTTACCAACAAGTTGGTTAGGGAGCTTGCGGAGACTCAGTTTCAGTGATTAGCAAGTATTACCTGGTACAGTGGGTGTCATTTGGTGAAATTTTAGCATTTATCACGGGAAAAAAATTAACTCGTCCAGAAACAATATGTCTGCCCTTTTTGCATGTCACAGTTCCTCAAACAAATCAGAATGTTGaccacttctccaagtttggctgTGCTTTTGTGTTGcaaatagagtcattattgtttcaTAAAAATTGAGCTTGTTTGTTTCCCTCATCCTGCACTAGACACCACCATTTTCCTGATGCAGCAGCACACTTAGCTATAAAATGTCTTGCCTGTTGAATAATCCTGTGAGACTGCTGTTGCTTGGCCATACCATTGACTACCATGGTCCCATATGGTTGGCTAACCAGCCGTGACACAATCAACTATTGGTGTCGCTGCTGCTGCAGTGCACAACTGCACACCATCCTTACTGTGCCTGCAATTAATAAAGCTTGGATTTATAAGGAACGGATAGTTATAATGCTATAAGCATCTTTAGCTCTGCTTTTTATGTATACTAGGTACAGCGCCAATCATTAGTATTTTTGGCATCGTATATTAGCACTCTTTGTTGATCTTCTTACTGATGTGTGCACTCATAGATTAGCTAATTATGACCTAGAATATTATCTTAAGCAGCAATAAGCTTTCCTCCCAGTTGACAATTCCAATTTCATTTCTAGGATTCAATGGGGCATATCTGGAAGTTAATTGTTTCAGATCCCAAAAAGGCAATAGATGAACATTATGATGTCATAGTAGAGGATTTGTTGGTTCAATCTGGATCACGGCTTTGGCGCTCACGCGAAGCTTCTTGTCTTGCACTCGCAGACATCATCCAAGGTCGAAGATATAGTCAGGTATGTGATTATTTTGAAGTTAATTTCAAACTTTCAGTCAGTGCACTAGGCTGCACAATCTTTTGAGAATGAAATAGAACTCAGCATTTCTTTTGTTCTTCTCAAGGTTTCTAAGCATTTAAGAAAAATATGGACAACCACCTTCCGTGCAATGGATGACATAAAGGAAACCGTGCGAAATGCTGGTGACAGTTTGTGCCGAGCTGTAAGCTCATTGACAGTTAGGCTCTGTGATGTGTCACTTACTACCTCTTCTGATGCAAAAGAAACAATGAATATTGTACTTCCATTCTTGCTTTCTGAAGGCATACTCAGTAAAGTTGCAAGCGTTCAAAAATCATCTATAAATCTGGTCATGAAGCTTGCTAAGGTATTGTCAGCGGTGAAAGTTATAATGTTTAACTGTACTTATACCATAATGAGTAAGATGCAGCATCCAATGCTATTAAAATTCAGTGGTAGTTTCTGAAAGCTCTATTTTATCTTGACATATTAAGCGAGCACGAGATCACAGGTTACAATATTCATGGAATTTCTTctcggggtgggggggggggggggggtggggggtgcTGATGTGAAAACATCGCACTGACTGATTGTTTCTAGGGCGAACTTTATGTTTTTGCAGTACAGAGAAAGTTAAATAAGCTCCAAATATTCTATTTTCTTCttggaggccaaaagttatatccTTGTTAGATGGAGAAAAAACTGTTACTAATTGGCTTGGAATGGTAGAAGTCTTGAAGTATAGGGTTTCCTAGAAGTtggctgaagctttgacaagctgGATAAGTTGATTGGGAAGGAAAAGGAGTCGGTTGATCTAGATAGTTTATCCTGCTTCCTTATTTCAATTTGCTTCTCCTTTTACTTGTGGGAAGTAGTCCTAATATACACTTGGTAACTTTGCTACCTTCATGTGCCAGTCTTGTTAGTCCGGACAGACTTTTGGACTGTCTTGGAACCTTATATGTTCGCATGTGAATTCCTTTGTTGACCTTACTATATTTCAGCAGGTCTCTCCCCTACTATTCTCCTAAAATATTCCCCTAGTAGGATCGTAGTATGATGTCGTTGGTTAAATGTATCCAAAGCATTGTTATGGTTTACTTATGCACGGCCTATATAACATACTGTTGGTGCTCATGCTTTTATCTGTGTTGCTTTAatgaaaagaataaagaaaaggaATATCTTCAGCTTATGACTTCTTAATGTTCATAGGGGGCTGGCATTGCCTTGCGGCCACATCTGTCAGAACTTGTTAGTTGCATGCTTGAATGTTTGTCAAGTCTGGAGGATCAAAGGTTAAACTATGTCGAGGTATGCTACTTTTCGTGTTTTTTTTTAGGAATGTTGATGTCTTACTATTTATTATTCTACCATGTTATTTCTGTTCTGTACTCACTCCCGTATTTGGATCAAAGATGCATGCAGGAAATGCTGGCATCCAAACCGAGAAGCTTGACAGCTTGCGTGTGGCTGTAGCAAAAGATTCTCCAATGTGGGAAACCCTCGATATATGTATCAAAGTTGTTGACACAAATTCACTTGAGCTATTGATTCCTCGCCTGGCTCAAATGGTTAGATCTGCTGTTGGTCTTAATACAAGGTTAGTTTTCGTGCTAATATGGACCTTGTAGTATTCATGATATCACGTACCATTTCACTTCACTTGCTGTAATCTTACCCTGTCACTGTTTACGTGTCTGATTTCAGGGTTGGTGTTGCTAACTTCATCACCTTGCTGGTACAGAAGGTCATGCTTAACATCAAGCCATACACGACGATGTTACTGAAATTACTTTACACTGCTGTTCTGGAGGAAAGGAGCTCTGCAGCCAAAAGGGCCTTTGCGTCTTCTTGCGCTGCAGTTTTGAAATATGCCAGCCAATCTCAAGCTCAGAAACTTATTGAAGACACCGCTTCTCTGCATTTAGGTGAAAAAAATTCTCAGTTATCTGGTGCAGTTCTTATTAAATCGTACTTGAGCAATGCAGCAGATGTTATTAGTGGATACAATGCAGTGGTTATCCCTGTAATTTTTTCTTCAAGGTATGTGAACGGCATATCTTAAGTCTTAACCTTTCATCTTGAGTTCTGAAAGTAATACGTCAGCTATTCGTGATGTTATATGAAGTTCATTATCATTAAAACTAAAAAAAGCAGTTCCCTGTAGTCTACGTACTTACTGAATCTCAATAACAAAACTTCTTTCAGATTTGACGATGATAAAGAGACCAGTGCCTTGTATGGAGAACTTTGGGAGGATATTCCTAGCAGTGAAAGAGTAACCCTTCAGCTTTATTTACCAGAAATTGTATCCCTTTTGTGCGATTGCATGTCCTCATCATCATGGGCTGGTAAAAGAAAGGTGTAGTCTCTGTCACTGTTTTTCTATTTATACAAATATATTGATGACAGTTAAAAGTGCTGTAGCTTGTATACTTACCATACTATGGTTATTGCAGTCAGCCAAGGCTACAAAAAGTCTATGTGATGCCCTTGGAGAACCCGTTTCTGCGCACCACCATAATATTCTCAAATCACTTCTGAAAGAGCTACCAGGTCGATTTTGGGAGGTAATTCATACTTATAATTTTTTAATGGAAACACTGGTTTGAGTGACTATGTCATATGCATACGCAAGTTATGTACTGTACATCAATTTTCTCGCAATCCTCTAACCAACCATTCTACAAGTGAGTGGTGAGGATGAATAAAATTCAGTGcatgagattttttttggaacatccatctactccctccgtcccaaaattcttgtcttaggtttgtttagaaatggatgaatctaaataccaaaacgtgactagatacattcatatctatacaaatctaagacaagaattttgggacggagggagtatttaactGAAGTTATGTGCATAGTCTCCTTTGTTTTCTTAAATAAAATTCGTATGGTAATatctctccttatcatccttccaGGGAAAAGATGCTGTTCTGGATGCACTAGCTTCACTGTGTTTGTGCTGCCATGATGCTATAACTGCAGATGAATCCACTATGCCTAGTGTTATTCTAAATGCTGTTTGTGCTGCATGCAGTAGGAAGCCGAAATTGTACCGTGAAGCAGCTTTCTCGTGTTTACAGCAAGTAATTCTCTTTTCCATTCCTCATTTCTATATGAATGTAAAACTTGTCATAATTGGCTGATGCTCTCATCTGTCACAATTGTCTGcataaccaacaacaacaaccaagcctttcagtcccaaacaagttggggtaggctagagttgaaacccataagatctcgaagccaagtcatggctctggaacgtggatagctaacttccacgcacccctgtccatggctaagtctttgtcgatattccaaaccttcaggtctctcttaacggactcctcccatgtcaagtttggtctaccacgacccctcttaacattctcagcacgctttatccgtccgctatgcaccggcgcttccggtggcctccgttgaatatgtccaaaccatctgggacgatgctggaccagcttctcttcaatcggtgctaccccaagtctctctcgtatatcgtcattccgtatcCGATCCTTCCTTgcgtggccacatatccatctcaacatgcgcatctctgctacacctaactgttggatatgtctgCATAACTACATACTCAAAAAGTTTATGATGTAAACTTGAACCAGGATATAACTACATCACCCCAGGGTTTTTCCTTCTAGTGTATTAACTGAATAGGAGAACAAAAGTTTCCTGAAAAGACTGCAAAAAAATCCGTTTCTCGAGTTCTGTGAAGGCACCTAATTTGGAATAATGGTATTGTTGATAATGTtctcacttaatttttttgagaaaacgcAAAGGACCTTTGCGCTTCATTGCATATTAGTTATTGCAATAGACAAGTATCTTTGAATCTGCTGCATGGGAATTTAATACTCTACCACATTTTTTTTATGATCAGTAGACGGTAGATTTTtggattatatatataatttagaaTTAGTACCATTTACTTGGGTATTTACTTGCTTCTTTCTTTTCAGGTGATCACGGCATTCAAAGATCCAGGGTTCTTCAATAGTGTTTTTCCTATGTTGTGTGAGGTTTCTAATCAGTCTGTCATTTTTAAGACAACAAGGGGTTCATCTTCATTAAGTACGTCTGCTGCTGCTGGTTAGTCGTTATTTTGGGCTCTTTCGAACTAAGTCGCTAGCAATTTCTGTTTATACTCTATTTTTCTATCATATAAACACAGTATGGTAATTTATATCATAACAAAATACTTGAGATCCTGCCGAGGAAGTTTATAACACCCTCCATGCGAATATTGATACCCTTTTATGCTCGTACTGATTTATGTATTGGTCTTTTTTTTCTGCAGAGCAAGATGAAGGTGCAAGTGTCTCCGTTTCTCTCGACAAGGTGCTCAACTGTGCTGCATCAAGCATCACTATTGCTTTGCCACAAGATATTATCCACCAAAAGAAGAATATGTTAGAGGTTCTGTTGAACTCTCTTTCACCCGAGGAGGGTTGGCAAGGTATGTTTTGTATGCAGGATCTGTGATATATTCTGAGCAACTGTTTTATAAGTAGGTCTGCATTGATACTTGAAAACTATCATTGTGATACTAAACTGGATTTTCATGAGCAGTTAAATTGTCATCCTTCTTGTGTATCAAAGAATTGTGCTACAAATTTTTGGACTCTAATGGTAGCACGGCTTGGCCTGAAGGCACAGATGattttgttcaggaggtatatcACATAGTTGTTTCATACTATATCCAATATTTGGTCATTTCTTCATTGTTCTGACAAATTTCTTTTACCCTGGGTATCCAAACTCAGATATTCCATTCAGTGGCGTCAAAAGTAGTAGAGTCCATACGCTTAGTTAAGATTGGTCAGGTAATCTTCTATCCCTAGTGCTCACCAGCTGATACTGCATTATCTTTACTCATTTTTATGTTAGTTCAATATTGCTTGGTAGTTGGTAGGATTGCAGATACTATTGGTCTAGGGGTCCTATTAATCTATGTTTATTTTCCTTGCATCTTaagtcttgtgtaatatatatatatatgtctcttgggccttcaatagagataagttgctttcctaaaaaaaaagaagagagcgACGGTGCGCGAAACTcacgtatgactcaagaggcTTTTACGTGGACTCAAAGGGGGGCTATCAGCAATTTTTAATAAATTGCGAAAGCCaagacttgaactcaagacctttgctctgataccatgttaagcttcatgtacTAGCCAACGCATCCAAAAGTCTAAACTAATGAAAAGAgttagtgcaatccacatatactgtaacaagTCCCACGTGCTATCATCATGCTAGATGCTACTCCCTTCGTCCTATAATATAAGAACATTTTTTAAGCTAAAACAGTTTGAGAAATGTTTTTATATTATGGGACTGAGGGAGCATTTTCCAACTATACACCCATGGTGCCAAGCCCTTTTTCAGTAATCAACATCTCTGCGCTTTTTCACCAGAAGATAGTTTGCTATCCAGCTGCTGCTGAACAATAAATAAACTTGACACTGATGtttagttctccccaactacaagcATTTAGGTATAGAGGAAGTATGTCTTAGTACCACATTTGTATAAAATTATCTATGCTTGTTTTGGTTGGTTTGATACCGAGAAAAATGGTTGGAAAGTCATTGCGCTGATTGTGAGGGCTTTGGAGATCCATATTATATATACTATTAAAGTGGCCAAGTTTGTTATCTAATTTACTTGTTATGGGTCAACAACCAATAGATGAGATAGTTGGGGGTATTATTTTGTAAACCAATAGTTTCCTTAAATCCGGTTTGACTTCATAATCACCGTTTATCGTCCAGGAAGGACATTGCTCCTTACGAGTCGTGTTTTTTCCCCGCAGGTTCACATTGCTGCTTCGGAGTGCCTTCTTGAGTTGATCAAACTGTATAGAGACTTCCCATTGGAAGAGAGAAGAGAGGCCAAGTTCGAGGGTGAACTAATCCAACTCTGCGAGTCGGAAAAAAGTGAACAAGCAAAGGCACTTTTGAAGCAATGCTTGGCTGCTCTCAAAGAGCTCACTGGAGTAACCATGACGATGGGTTAGATCCGCTCTTTTGGATACATGTAAAATCTGCTACATGAGAATGAGAATGCTGCCATGGCACACTTGTTTTATGGCTAAATGATTGCATTGCACGTTTTAAAGCCATGCAATACGAAAATTAGCAATTTATTATACAATTCGGTTAATTATTTTCCATCTGCATACACTTTTCTATTATGATGAAGAGGGCTGATTATTCAAGGTCATATGAGAAGTGAAGATACGAATTGGTACATGTCAATGGTTCCTGATAAGTTTCACCTGACCTGAACCAAAAGACGGTATACAAGAGAACCAGAATGGCTTTGTGTAAATGCATACGCTGATAGACAGCAACGACGTGTAGACCTTGTAGAGTTCCACTATGACGGGGGCTCAGGCCGTTAGCCTGCACAAAGCAGTTGCAGTCTTGGAGCCTGACGGGCGGTTGAGCTGCTTGCAGATGTAGTCGCCAGCGTCCATGAGCTTGCCGAGGTCGACGTTGGTCTCTATCCCCAGGCCATGGAGCATGTACACCACGTCCTCGGTCGCCACGTTTCCCGTGGCGCCCTTGGCGTACGGGCATCCTCCAAGGCCGGACACAGACGAGTCCACCACGCCGATCCCCATCTGGCAATGGCAACATCGTGAAAACCGTGTTAGGGCAACAAGCCTTGCAGACCGACTCGTTTTCAGCTCAGTTATTATTATTACCTGCAGCGAGACGAGGATGTTGGCAAGGGCTTGGCCGTATGTATCGTGGAAGTGAACGGCCAGCTTGTCTGCCGGAACCACAGCCATCACGGCCTCCAGCATAGGAACTACCCTACCTGAAACAAACAGAAACCCCATGTTAACAGTGTGAATTATAAACAAAAAACCTCGAGAAATCGACAGTTTCGCACCACGGCATGGAGGTACTCAGCGAATGCGATAACGTACCTGGCGTACCGACGCCAATGGTGTCACCGAGTGAAATCTCTGCGCAACCCATGTCGTAAAGCTCCTTAGCAACATATGCTACTTTGGATGGATGCACCGCGCCTTCCACAGGGCAACCCACCACACATGAAACATACCTGTCACAATTAGAGGACGGAGGATTTCAGAACAGATTCAGCAATCAAGGTCTTCATAAGTACTTCCTTTGGGCTTAGGCAGCTTACCCGCGGACACGTATTCCATGTTTTTTGGCAGCACAAGTAACCTCGCGATACCGAGCAAGGCTTTCCTCGATGGTACAGTTGATGTTCGACTTAGAGAAGGATTCGGAGGCGGATGCGAAAACCGCAACTTCTTTTGCACCAGCTGCAACAGCAGCCTCGAATCCCTGCAAATGAAATCGCTTCATCACTACAAAATATGTCAAGTGTATTGcaacttcttttgcatatcatttGCAGGAATCCGAGATTGATCTGAGAAGGATTTGAACCATAAAAAAAACACTATGCACTAGAGTTCACAGAAAATGGGCATACTCTGAGGTTAGGAGTTAACACAGGAAATCGCACATCTGGTGCATGCTGGATCCCTTCAAGGACATCCTTTGCATCAGCTAGCTGCACTTCCAACATTGAGTTATCATTAGTTTTGCCATATCTTTGGTCTGTATTCTGTAACTGTCTATCTATTATGTATGCTAGCACAACTTTAACGAAAATGGAAATTAAAGGGAACCATCAGGTACAATTTCTGAAAGAAATCTAACCAAGCAATTAACTCATAATCCTGCATGGACATACTTTAATTCGTTGAATAAGAGAAGGTATATTACCTTCAACCAGCAGGTTTTGGATAGTTGAAAAAGCTAACTACTGTGCATGTTACGTAGCTTCATCTAGTTTAGGTACACCATAAATTACCTGTGGCACCCATCTCGGGGAAACAAAACTTGTGGCTTCAACTACTGACAGACCAGAAGCCACCAACTTGTGTATCAGCTCAATCTTTACTGATGTCGGTACAATGTTCTTCTCGTTCTGCAGCCCATCTCGTGGTCCAACCTCGACCACCTTCACAAACCTTGGGAGATCCCAGGATACCTGAAAATCAGTCATTCATCGACTGAGCAAAGGGGAAAACATATGGATAGTAATGATTCTTATTTATTATGCTTACAGCCGAAACTTGCATATGAGTTCAAACAGTAGTAGAAAGTTATGACTTTGCCATAGACAAAGGCGTTGATGAACTATGCTGCGCTGAGCTTATTTTGTAATCTGTTGTGGGAAAATATCCACGAAGCTAGGGATAAGCTGGTTGGAAAAGTTGGATTATCATAATCCACCACAACGCCGAGCGTAGCCAAAATGATACATGTCACTTTCTTGCTTCTGTTTCTTTTAAGGAGTCCTTACTTCTGGTTAGAGGAGGTGCAACCAGACCTAAAATAGGGAAGCAAAACATCATCCACTATGAAATCTCACAAGTTAAATTACCTTTCGCGGAAGAGCTCTGAACTCCATATCCACTCCATTGCAGGATGAATCGGTATACTGGCCTTGCAGATGCCATGAGTGAGAAGTGCTGTGAAAGAgcgtctggttgttgccactgttgCTGGGCGTGTAACTGAAAGCAGTAGAGATAAAAAGATATTATTACTGAATGGTTGCTCACATCTGGAGATAATGGGGGGAAATGTGAAAACTAAAACACT
This region includes:
- the LOC123395526 gene encoding hydroxymethylglutaryl-CoA lyase, mitochondrial, whose translation is MSSLEEPLGLGDLPKLSINRLGRFCQSACRSGADDRSTGNYTPSNSGNNQTLFHSTSHSWHLQGQYTDSSCNGVDMEFRALPRKVSWDLPRFVKVVEVGPRDGLQNEKNIVPTSVKIELIHKLVASGLSVVEATSFVSPRWVPQLADAKDVLEGIQHAPDVRFPVLTPNLRGFEAAVAAGAKEVAVFASASESFSKSNINCTIEESLARYREVTCAAKKHGIRVRGYVSCVVGCPVEGAVHPSKVAYVAKELYDMGCAEISLGDTIGVGTPGRVVPMLEAVMAVVPADKLAVHFHDTYGQALANILVSLQMGIGVVDSSVSGLGGCPYAKGATGNVATEDVVYMLHGLGIETNVDLGKLMDAGDYICKQLNRPSGSKTATALCRLTA